The following proteins are co-located in the Clavibacter capsici genome:
- a CDS encoding LacI family DNA-binding transcriptional regulator, translated as MSAIADVARLAGVSKATASRALSGRGYVSPATRTRVSEAAAEIGYVVSSNASSLVTGQSKNVGVVLPFINRWFFAELLEGIEEALIEADYDLTLYRLTDDPEQRRKVFEYFLVRKRVDAVIAVSVALTPAEVVRLRRLDKPLVGIGGPVEGMSTLSIDDEAAARLATEHLLRLGHARVVHLGGDLHAQMAFFVHAKRLAGYRAAIDADPRGLEARFATADFTIDGGFRSAMALLADPRSRPTAVFAASDEIAIGTILAARQLGIAVPAELSVAGIDGHALAPLFGLTTVEQHPRRQGRAAVGMVLEGLAPGGAAERTETMPVDFAARASTTAPPAPPAP; from the coding sequence ATGAGCGCCATCGCCGACGTCGCCCGCCTCGCCGGGGTCTCGAAGGCCACCGCGTCGCGCGCCCTCAGCGGCCGCGGCTACGTCTCCCCCGCCACGCGCACCCGGGTCTCCGAGGCGGCGGCCGAGATCGGCTACGTCGTCTCCTCGAACGCCTCCAGCCTCGTGACCGGCCAGTCGAAGAACGTCGGCGTCGTGCTCCCCTTCATCAACCGCTGGTTCTTCGCCGAGCTGCTCGAGGGGATCGAGGAGGCGCTCATCGAGGCCGACTACGACCTCACGCTCTACCGCCTCACCGACGACCCGGAGCAGCGCCGGAAGGTGTTCGAGTACTTCCTGGTGCGCAAGCGCGTGGACGCGGTGATCGCGGTGAGCGTCGCGCTCACGCCGGCCGAGGTCGTGCGGCTGCGCCGCCTCGACAAGCCGCTCGTCGGCATCGGCGGACCGGTCGAGGGCATGAGCACGCTCAGCATCGACGACGAGGCCGCCGCACGGCTCGCGACCGAGCACCTGCTGAGGCTCGGCCACGCGCGCGTGGTGCACCTCGGCGGCGACCTGCACGCGCAGATGGCCTTCTTCGTGCACGCCAAGCGGCTGGCGGGCTACCGGGCGGCGATCGACGCGGATCCCCGCGGGCTCGAGGCGCGCTTCGCCACGGCGGACTTCACGATCGACGGCGGCTTCCGCTCCGCGATGGCGCTGCTGGCGGATCCGCGGAGCCGCCCGACCGCGGTCTTCGCGGCCTCCGACGAGATCGCCATCGGCACGATCCTCGCCGCGCGGCAGCTGGGGATCGCGGTGCCGGCCGAGCTCTCGGTCGCGGGCATAGACGGGCACGCGCTGGCGCCGCTGTTCGGGCTGACGACCGTGGAGCAGCACCCGCGGCGGCAGGGACGGGCGGCCGTGGGCATGGTCCTCGAGGGGCTCGCACCGGGCGGCGCCGCGGAGCGCACCGAGACGATGCCCGTCGACTTCGCGGCCCGCGCGAGCACGACGGCGCCCCCGGCCCCGCCCGCACCGTGA
- a CDS encoding ABC transporter substrate-binding protein — protein sequence MGHALFRRRFAAPLAAVGIAGLALTGCTGDIAAEDKADTDCSPYSSYGEFEGSPEVSIGGTIQDDEADRLVESWKDFQTCTGITVNYQGTKEFEAQIAVLAEGDSAPDIGIIPQPGLFNVLASKGYLQAAPAAVEENVDKGWSADWKGYGTVDGTFYGAPLMASVKGYVWYSPSEFAEKGYEVPKSTAQLMDLTKRIADEGDHKPWCVGIGSGDATGWPGTDWVESFVIRQAGAETYDKWVTHQIPFNDPAIVKAFDGVGDIIKNPDYVNGGLGDVSSIISTEFGDAGLPILDGECSLHHQASFYEGFWKKADGTDAKVSPDGDVYAFLLPPTNEGDATTVTGGGELVGAFKTSDEITAVLSYLSSDTWANNRVKLGGVISANKGLDPANASSDILKQSIEILQDPNSTFRFDGSDLMPGAVGTDSFWKGIVGWLSGDSTQKTVDAIESSWPAS from the coding sequence ATGGGCCACGCCCTATTCCGACGTCGCTTCGCGGCACCCCTCGCAGCGGTCGGCATCGCCGGCCTCGCGCTCACGGGATGCACGGGCGACATCGCGGCCGAGGACAAGGCAGACACCGACTGCTCGCCCTACTCGTCGTACGGCGAGTTCGAGGGCAGCCCCGAGGTCAGCATCGGCGGCACGATCCAGGACGACGAGGCCGACCGCCTCGTGGAGTCCTGGAAGGACTTCCAGACCTGCACGGGCATCACCGTGAACTACCAGGGCACCAAGGAGTTCGAGGCGCAGATCGCGGTCCTCGCGGAGGGCGACTCGGCTCCCGACATCGGCATCATCCCGCAGCCCGGCCTCTTCAACGTGCTCGCGTCGAAGGGCTACCTGCAGGCCGCCCCCGCCGCGGTCGAGGAGAACGTCGACAAGGGCTGGTCCGCCGACTGGAAGGGCTACGGCACCGTCGACGGCACCTTCTACGGCGCGCCGCTCATGGCGAGCGTCAAGGGCTACGTCTGGTACTCGCCGAGCGAGTTCGCGGAGAAGGGCTACGAGGTCCCGAAGTCGACCGCCCAGCTCATGGACCTCACGAAGAGGATCGCGGACGAGGGCGACCACAAGCCCTGGTGCGTCGGCATCGGATCCGGCGACGCCACCGGCTGGCCGGGCACCGACTGGGTCGAGAGCTTCGTGATCCGCCAGGCCGGCGCGGAGACCTACGACAAGTGGGTCACGCACCAGATCCCGTTCAACGACCCCGCGATCGTGAAGGCGTTCGACGGCGTCGGCGACATCATCAAGAACCCCGACTACGTCAACGGCGGCCTGGGCGACGTCTCGTCGATCATCTCGACGGAGTTCGGCGACGCCGGCCTCCCGATCCTCGACGGCGAGTGCTCGCTGCACCACCAGGCCTCGTTCTACGAGGGCTTCTGGAAGAAGGCGGACGGCACCGACGCGAAGGTCTCGCCCGACGGCGACGTCTACGCGTTCCTCCTGCCGCCCACGAACGAGGGCGACGCGACCACGGTCACCGGCGGCGGCGAGCTCGTCGGCGCGTTCAAGACGAGCGACGAGATCACCGCGGTGCTCTCCTACCTCTCGAGCGACACCTGGGCGAACAACCGCGTGAAGCTGGGCGGCGTCATCAGCGCCAACAAGGGGCTCGACCCCGCGAACGCGTCGAGCGACATCCTCAAGCAGAGCATCGAGATCCTGCAGGATCCGAACTCCACGTTCCGATTCGACGGCTCGGACCTCATGCCCGGCGCGGTCGGCACCGACTCCTTCTGGAAGGGCATCGTCGGCTGGCTGAGCGGCGACTCGACCCAGAAGACGGTCGACGCCATCGAGTCGAGCTGGCCCGCGTCCTGA
- a CDS encoding carbohydrate ABC transporter permease: MTTADLIGKILQVVAALAVFAVVIGLILFLIDKAPKRGKDWVQLGAFVLPALILLAVGLIYPAFRTTLLAFRDNSGEWAGLDNFVWMFTQPSALRTLLNTVIWVVFVPLLSTAIGLAYAVFIDKSRGEKYFKALVFMPMAISFVGAGIIWRFVYDYKSGDNAQIGLLNQILVWMGQEPVQWLQTSPINTALLIIVMIWIQTGFAMVVLSASIKGVPTEQLEAAQLDGTNAWERFLNVTLPGIRGSLVVVVTTISIATLKVFDIVRTMTAGNFDTSVIANEMYTQAFRAGEQGRGSALAIVLFLMVLPIVIYNVRVMSKQREIR; encoded by the coding sequence ATGACGACCGCTGATCTGATCGGCAAGATCCTCCAGGTGGTGGCCGCGCTGGCCGTCTTCGCCGTGGTGATCGGGCTGATCCTCTTCCTCATCGACAAGGCGCCCAAGCGGGGCAAGGACTGGGTCCAGCTCGGCGCCTTCGTGCTCCCCGCGCTGATCCTGCTCGCCGTCGGCCTCATCTACCCCGCGTTCCGCACGACGCTGCTGGCCTTCCGCGACAACAGCGGCGAGTGGGCCGGCCTCGACAACTTCGTCTGGATGTTCACCCAGCCGTCCGCGCTCCGCACGCTGCTCAACACCGTCATCTGGGTGGTCTTCGTGCCGCTGCTGTCGACGGCCATCGGCCTCGCGTACGCGGTCTTCATCGACAAGTCCCGCGGCGAGAAGTACTTCAAGGCCCTCGTGTTCATGCCGATGGCCATCTCCTTCGTCGGCGCCGGCATCATCTGGCGCTTCGTCTACGACTACAAGTCGGGCGACAACGCGCAGATCGGCCTCCTCAACCAGATCCTCGTCTGGATGGGGCAGGAGCCGGTGCAGTGGCTGCAGACCTCGCCGATCAACACGGCGCTCCTCATCATCGTCATGATCTGGATCCAGACCGGGTTCGCCATGGTCGTCCTCTCCGCGAGCATCAAGGGCGTGCCCACCGAGCAGCTCGAGGCCGCGCAGCTCGACGGCACGAACGCGTGGGAGCGGTTCCTCAACGTGACGCTCCCGGGGATCCGCGGATCGCTCGTCGTGGTCGTCACCACCATCTCCATCGCGACGCTCAAGGTGTTCGACATCGTCCGCACCATGACGGCCGGCAACTTCGACACGAGCGTCATCGCGAACGAGATGTACACGCAGGCGTTCCGCGCCGGCGAGCAGGGCCGCGGCTCCGCGCTCGCGATCGTGCTGTTCCTCATGGTGCTGCCGATCGTCATCTACAACGTCCGCGTCATGAGCAAGCAGAGGGAGATCCGATGA
- a CDS encoding carbohydrate ABC transporter permease produces the protein MSVAPADLPVADGARRGTIEQAATVGAKSRRVKNRLTSRRATVAALIIAVLWTLPTFGLFVSSFRPAGLIQTTGWWTIFQNPGFTLDNYQDVLLSTSQSSPQLGSYFVNSLAIAIPATLFPLVIASMAAYAFAWIKFKGSNFLFVLIFALQIVPLQMALIPLLQMFTRTLRPLQEAVHAVVPIIPDQGYLPVWVAHTIFALPLAIFLLHNFISEIPGEVIEAARVDGASHGQVFFRIVLPLALPAIASFAIFQFLWVWNDLLVALIFSGGTADVAPLTQRLAELTGTRGQDWQRLTAAAFVSLIVPLIVFFSLQRYFVRGLLAGSTKG, from the coding sequence ATGAGCGTCGCACCCGCCGACCTTCCCGTCGCGGACGGGGCCCGCCGCGGCACCATCGAGCAGGCCGCCACCGTCGGGGCGAAGAGCCGCCGCGTGAAGAACCGGCTCACCTCGCGTCGTGCGACGGTCGCCGCGCTGATCATCGCGGTGCTCTGGACGCTGCCGACCTTCGGCCTGTTCGTCTCGTCGTTCCGGCCGGCCGGCCTCATCCAGACCACGGGCTGGTGGACGATCTTCCAGAACCCGGGCTTCACGCTCGACAACTACCAGGACGTGCTGCTCTCCACCTCGCAGTCGTCGCCGCAGCTGGGCTCGTACTTCGTCAACTCGCTCGCCATCGCGATCCCGGCGACGCTGTTCCCGCTCGTCATCGCGTCCATGGCCGCGTACGCGTTCGCGTGGATCAAGTTCAAGGGCTCGAACTTCCTGTTCGTGCTGATCTTCGCGCTGCAGATCGTGCCGCTGCAGATGGCGCTCATCCCGCTGCTGCAGATGTTCACGCGCACGCTGCGCCCGCTCCAGGAGGCGGTCCACGCGGTCGTGCCGATCATCCCGGACCAGGGCTACCTGCCGGTGTGGGTGGCGCACACGATCTTCGCGCTGCCGCTGGCGATCTTCCTGCTGCACAACTTCATCTCGGAGATCCCGGGCGAGGTCATCGAGGCGGCCCGGGTCGACGGCGCGAGCCACGGCCAGGTGTTCTTCCGCATCGTGCTGCCGCTCGCCCTGCCGGCCATCGCGTCGTTCGCGATCTTCCAGTTCCTCTGGGTCTGGAACGACCTGCTGGTGGCGCTCATCTTCTCGGGCGGCACGGCCGACGTCGCGCCGCTCACGCAGCGCCTCGCGGAGCTCACGGGCACGCGCGGGCAGGACTGGCAGCGGCTCACGGCGGCGGCGTTCGTCTCGCTCATCGTGCCGCTCATCGTGTTCTTCAGCCTCCAGCGCTACTTCGTGCGCGGACTGCTGGCGGGGTCCACGAAGGGCTGA